Within bacterium, the genomic segment GCCTTGGACACGGTAATCCCGCCTTCCACCTGCAGTCCTTTTATTATGCTTACCATTTCATATTGGGCCAGGGCGATAGCTGCATTCCGGCTTGTTGACATTCTTTGTGTTTTGTTGTCAATTTTCTGGTCTGCCGCGCCTATGCCGATAGATTGGATGAAATCTTTATGCTGTGTTTCTCCTTCCAGGGTTGATTGCAATTCCCCGCCCTTGACATGGGTTTTAACCCCTGAACCGCAGGATATCTGGCTGAAAATTAAAACAACTCCTCCCAATACAACGAATAATTTTTTCATTTTTTTCCTCCAACGCCCCGCAAGTGGGGAGTTAATTTTTATATTGTTAAATTTTACACCTTAAACGGCAAGTGTCAAGAAAATTAAAACACGAAATGTTCTTGACCAAATCCCGCTGTATATTATAATTAAAGTGTCATGGTGTTTCAATAATTTGTGTTGATAAAAGGAAAATTCATGGAGCCATTATTAACAAAACCGGCAAATTTTATAAAAAGAATGAGTATCTATTTATTTATTGTCTGGACAATATTGATATTTTGCTCTTTATTTATAAATGTTTATAGATACTATATCGGCACAATAAAAGAAGTATCAATTGAAGCAAGGACAGATTACGAACAAAATGTTCACATAAGAAAACTAATGACAGACCTGGGAGGATTTTACGCGCCTGTTGAAAAAGTGCCGCCTAACCCGTATTTGGATGTTCAGAATAGAGAAATAAAAACTACAGATGGTAAAGTTTTTACACTGGTTAATTCAGCGTATATGATGAGGATAATATTTGAAAAAATAAGAGAGAATTCAAAAAATCTTAAAATGAATAAATTAACAAGCTTGAAATATATAAATCCCGTCAATAAACCGGATGAATGGGAATATAAGGGCCTGTTGGAATTAGATAAAGGCAGGGACGAAGTAATCGAAATTGTAAAGTTAAACAAAGAGCCTTATCTAAGGCTGCTTAAGCCTTTTATAATTGAAAAAAGTTGTTTGCAGTGCCATGAAAAGCAGGGTTATAAAATTGGCGATGTCAGGGGCGGAATAAGTATATCAGTTCCAATGAAGCCTTATTTTGAAAATGGGGCTAATAGCCGGAATCTTATAATAATGACACATTTGATAATATGGATATTGATTTCTTATGGTATTTATTTAACGGCAAAGACAGAGATGCGTAACATAACGCTTTATGAGGAAACAAGGGATTTATCACTGCATGACGCCTTGACTGGTCTCGCTAACAGGCGGCTTATGGATATCAATTTTGAGATATTTATTTCCAGGGCAAAAAGATACGGCAATAAATTGTCTGTAATTTTGCTCGATATCGATTATTTTAAAAAATATAATGATACTCAGGGGCATGACGCCGGGGATACCCTGTTACGCAAAATATCCGGGATTATTCAAAATGAGGTCCGTAATATCGATCTTGTTGTAAGATACGGCGGTGAAGAATTTTTGGTTATTTTACCTGACACCGGGGAGCTTGAAACTTTTGAGATAGCGGAAAGGATAAGAAAAAGCATTGAAACAACAACAGAGATCACTATCAGTCTCGGGTTATCGTCTCTCGACGCAAAAACATATTCAAAAGAAGATATCATAAAAAAAGCGGATAAGGCATTATATGCCGCGAAACGTAATGGGCGCAATAGGATTGAGGTAAGATAGGGGAAACTATAAAATTCTTGACCAAATTCGATGATATATTATAATTAAGATATAAATTTGGCATAAGAATTTTTTATGGAGGATTAACGATGTTAAAAATAAAGTTATTTTTAGTTATTGCTGTCGTCTTATATTTTACCGGATTTATTAAGGCTGTGTCAGGTGAAGAAGCGGAGGCTCAGCAAGCTTCACAAAAGCAATTTTTGATCAGTTTA encodes:
- a CDS encoding diguanylate cyclase, whose translation is MEPLLTKPANFIKRMSIYLFIVWTILIFCSLFINVYRYYIGTIKEVSIEARTDYEQNVHIRKLMTDLGGFYAPVEKVPPNPYLDVQNREIKTTDGKVFTLVNSAYMMRIIFEKIRENSKNLKMNKLTSLKYINPVNKPDEWEYKGLLELDKGRDEVIEIVKLNKEPYLRLLKPFIIEKSCLQCHEKQGYKIGDVRGGISISVPMKPYFENGANSRNLIIMTHLIIWILISYGIYLTAKTEMRNITLYEETRDLSLHDALTGLANRRLMDINFEIFISRAKRYGNKLSVILLDIDYFKKYNDTQGHDAGDTLLRKISGIIQNEVRNIDLVVRYGGEEFLVILPDTGELETFEIAERIRKSIETTTEITISLGLSSLDAKTYSKEDIIKKADKALYAAKRNGRNRIEVR